Proteins encoded within one genomic window of Pongo pygmaeus isolate AG05252 chromosome 18, NHGRI_mPonPyg2-v2.0_pri, whole genome shotgun sequence:
- the ARL2BP gene encoding ADP-ribosylation factor-like protein 2-binding protein: MDALEEESFALSFSSTSDAEFDAVVGYLEDIIMDDEFQLLQRNFMDKYYLEFEDTEENKLIYTPIFNEYISLVEKYIEEQLLQRIPGFNMAAFTTTLQHHKDEVAGDIFDMLLTFTDFLAFKEMFLDYRAEKEGRGLDLSSGLVVTSLCKSSSLPASQNNLRH, encoded by the exons ATGGACGCCTTAGAAGAAGAGAGCTTTGCGCTGTCTTT CTCCTCCACCTCTGATGCAGAATTTGATGCTGTGGTTGGATATTTAGAGGACATTATCATGG ATGACGAGTTCCAGTTATTACAGAGAAATTTCATGGACAAGTACTACCTGGAGTTTGAAGACACAGAAGAGAATAAACTCATCTACACacctatttttaatgaatat ATTTCTTTGgtagaaaaatatattgaagaaCAGCTGCTGCAGCGGATTCCTGGGTTCAACATGGCAGCTTTCACCACAACATTGCA GCACCATAAGGATGAAGTGGCTGGTGACATATTCGACATGCTGCTCACCTTCACAGATTTTCtggcttttaaagaaatgtttttggACTACAGAGCA GAAAAAGAAGGCCGAGGACTGGACTTAAGCAGTGGCTTAGTGGTGACTTCGTTGTGCAAATCATCTTCTCTGCCAGCTTCCCAGAACAATCTGCGGCACTAG